A single window of Armatimonadota bacterium DNA harbors:
- a CDS encoding glycosyltransferase family 4 protein, which translates to MTETAQRICLLTEELHPPFDEGYKNFTYHLFRESAARHEVLRLGSGDPGVIDVQVQADKLLLNADIRRAILEFRPDALVYVPVASATPASFLRSRTLRSYARGAPVVMIGLQPRSYPVYLWPILRAVAPDRVYVQSEASRRMLEAIGIDAGVVHAGVDAERFRPVEASERARLRAEHGVAPDAYVVLHVGHINERRNLQGMADVASASGVQALVVGSTSTPQDAGLAASLRESGVIVLDGYAERIEEVYQLADLYVFPVFDDTGAVEMPLSVLEAMSCDLPVVSTRFGGLIDRFGGGNGVYYAESSEALIEQIGRVRQFGEAKNREKVASYTWPAVVEAFLGDVDELIAR; encoded by the coding sequence ATGACTGAGACCGCGCAGCGGATATGCCTTCTCACGGAGGAGCTTCATCCCCCGTTCGATGAAGGCTACAAGAACTTCACGTACCACCTGTTTCGCGAGTCGGCCGCGAGGCACGAAGTGCTCCGTCTTGGATCTGGCGATCCGGGCGTGATTGACGTGCAGGTGCAGGCAGACAAGCTGCTGCTCAACGCCGATATCCGCCGGGCGATTCTGGAGTTCCGTCCCGACGCGTTGGTATACGTACCGGTTGCGTCCGCGACCCCGGCGAGCTTCCTGAGATCGCGTACGCTCAGGTCGTACGCGCGTGGCGCTCCTGTCGTCATGATTGGTCTCCAGCCGAGGTCGTATCCGGTATACCTATGGCCGATCCTGCGAGCGGTCGCCCCGGACCGGGTCTACGTGCAGTCCGAGGCGAGCAGGAGGATGTTGGAGGCTATCGGCATTGACGCGGGCGTCGTTCACGCCGGTGTTGACGCAGAGAGGTTCCGACCGGTAGAAGCTTCCGAGAGAGCTCGGCTTCGCGCGGAGCATGGGGTTGCCCCCGATGCATATGTAGTTCTTCACGTCGGACACATCAATGAGCGCCGAAACCTGCAGGGGATGGCGGATGTTGCGTCCGCATCGGGAGTGCAGGCGTTAGTCGTCGGCAGCACGAGCACACCTCAGGACGCGGGACTTGCCGCGAGCCTGCGTGAGAGCGGCGTCATCGTTCTGGACGGGTATGCCGAGCGGATCGAGGAGGTCTATCAGCTTGCTGATCTCTATGTGTTCCCGGTGTTCGACGATACTGGCGCCGTCGAGATGCCGCTCTCGGTGCTCGAAGCGATGTCGTGCGACTTGCCCGTGGTGAGTACGAGGTTCGGCGGGCTGATCGACCGATTCGGCGGTGGCAACGGTGTGTATTACGCCGAGAGTTCCGAGGCGCTGATTGAGCAGATAGGGCGAGTGCGGCAGTTCGGCGAAGCAAAGAACAGAGAGAAGGTTGCATCGTATACCTGGCCGGCGGTCGTCGAGGCGTTTCTCGGCGATGTGGACGAGTTGATTGCGAGGTAG
- a CDS encoding alkaline phosphatase family protein, which produces MSRVVILGMDGLEPSLLEKWWDELPNFRRLRDEGAFTRMDSVYPPDSVPAWATIYTGATPDYHGILDSVDYLDTKQKAFKCDTGGLTGNTFWDAAGDQGKRVCVINPFMAYPVWPVNGIMVNGPVFVTGDIQAHPDSILTDCEVPELGGIVDQPTKKTLGAFAERTMKLTEDHLRFSKELFARERWDLYFINFLTLDRVQHSFWRHCDPTDPTYPGKNPHSEVIKDFYRLHDRIIGEYLDLIDEDTVLMVFGDHGHGMRCTKAFLVNEFLRQQGLLKSSASRSRLDPKRLLERMKMLVLRTLDRYDMQDYVFKIARLIPGAKSLKKSTFVIDQAGSSAGVARFSGMNPYGGVDLPRSGFDSDEKHEEAVERLIADLLKVRDPKTGKQIVTWAMRREEMYRGPYASIYPEVIFQLDFEYGVSRSLFGPIVDVNPTHRKVSGGHMPEAALLMNRPLPEYLGGSIVTIAPGVLRLLGLEPPEHMERRCEA; this is translated from the coding sequence TTGTCAAGGGTAGTAATACTGGGTATGGACGGGCTCGAGCCGAGCCTGCTGGAGAAGTGGTGGGACGAACTGCCGAACTTCCGCCGCTTGCGGGACGAGGGTGCGTTCACTCGGATGGATTCCGTCTACCCGCCGGATTCCGTGCCCGCATGGGCGACCATATACACTGGCGCTACGCCCGACTACCACGGCATCCTCGACTCGGTGGACTACCTCGACACCAAGCAGAAGGCGTTCAAGTGCGACACCGGCGGCCTCACGGGCAACACCTTCTGGGACGCGGCGGGCGATCAGGGCAAGCGTGTCTGCGTGATCAACCCCTTCATGGCATATCCGGTCTGGCCTGTCAACGGCATCATGGTCAATGGCCCTGTGTTCGTCACCGGCGACATCCAGGCGCATCCCGATTCGATCCTGACCGACTGCGAAGTGCCCGAACTCGGAGGGATCGTGGATCAGCCTACGAAGAAGACCCTCGGTGCATTCGCTGAGCGCACAATGAAGCTCACGGAAGACCACCTCCGGTTCAGCAAGGAGCTTTTCGCCCGGGAGAGGTGGGACCTCTACTTCATCAACTTCCTGACGCTCGACCGGGTGCAGCACTCTTTTTGGCGCCACTGCGACCCGACCGATCCGACGTATCCGGGCAAGAACCCGCACTCCGAGGTCATCAAGGATTTCTACAGGCTGCATGACCGGATCATCGGCGAGTACCTAGATCTGATCGACGAGGATACGGTGCTCATGGTGTTCGGCGACCACGGTCACGGCATGCGCTGCACGAAGGCATTTCTCGTTAATGAGTTTCTGCGGCAGCAGGGCTTGCTCAAGTCATCGGCCTCTCGCAGCAGGCTCGACCCGAAGCGCCTGCTCGAGCGGATGAAGATGCTCGTACTCCGAACTCTTGACAGGTACGATATGCAGGACTATGTATTCAAGATCGCCAGGTTGATTCCGGGGGCCAAGTCGCTCAAGAAGTCCACGTTCGTGATAGATCAGGCCGGCAGTTCGGCTGGCGTCGCTCGCTTCTCGGGCATGAATCCCTACGGCGGGGTGGACCTGCCAAGGTCCGGGTTCGATAGCGACGAGAAGCACGAGGAGGCTGTAGAAAGGCTGATCGCTGACCTGCTGAAGGTCAGGGATCCGAAGACGGGCAAGCAGATCGTGACATGGGCGATGCGGCGGGAGGAGATGTATCGCGGACCGTATGCCTCTATCTACCCCGAAGTGATCTTCCAACTCGATTTCGAGTATGGGGTCAGCCGATCGCTCTTCGGGCCGATCGTTGACGTCAACCCGACGCACAGGAAGGTGTCCGGTGGACATATGCCCGAGGCGGCGCTGCTCATGAACCGTCCGCTGCCAGAGTATCTGGGCGGAAGCATCGTTACGATCGCGCCGGGCGTTTTGCGCCTTCTAGGCCTCGAGCCGCCCGAACATATGGAACGAAGGTGCGAGGCGTGA
- a CDS encoding glycosyltransferase family 4 protein: protein MRVLIANKFYRPVGGPETIVFDTARELEALGHEAITFAMAHPDNRESQYSDYFVPSIDYNTRQSKGIKRLAKEAADIVYSREARERIERLIADTRPDIAHLHNIYHQLSPSILAALKKAGIPTVLTLHDAKLICPAMLLLTHGRVCERCRGKWFHHAVLRKCVKDSYASSLVCAVEGAVHRSLRLYERNVDLFVTPSRFLKGRMVQYGRLPEDRVEVLHNYADTRSIAPDFAPGEYGLFIGRIEALKGVLTLLEACGRVGGFEVRFAGKGPLLEECQRIVSDEHIENARFLGFQTGADFRRQLAESRFVVLPSECHENCPMVILEAFSAGKPVIASNMGGIPELVEHGADGLIFEAGNADELASCMRRLIDDPAMASEMGRRGRAKVEERFSIEKYMESLLAIYERLLGRGRGDA, encoded by the coding sequence GTGAGAGTACTGATAGCCAACAAGTTCTACCGGCCGGTCGGTGGGCCGGAGACCATCGTTTTCGACACCGCTCGAGAGCTGGAAGCCCTCGGTCACGAGGCAATCACCTTCGCCATGGCACATCCAGACAACCGTGAGTCGCAGTACTCCGACTACTTCGTGCCGAGCATTGACTATAACACCAGGCAGTCGAAGGGCATCAAGAGACTGGCCAAGGAAGCTGCGGATATCGTCTACTCCAGGGAAGCCCGCGAGCGCATCGAAAGACTCATCGCCGACACCCGGCCGGATATTGCGCACCTCCACAACATCTACCATCAACTGTCGCCCTCGATCCTGGCAGCCCTGAAGAAGGCTGGCATTCCGACTGTTCTCACCCTTCACGACGCGAAGCTGATCTGTCCGGCGATGTTGCTCCTCACGCACGGCCGAGTGTGCGAGAGATGCCGCGGGAAGTGGTTTCACCATGCCGTGCTGCGGAAATGTGTCAAGGACTCCTATGCGAGCAGCCTGGTCTGTGCCGTCGAAGGCGCCGTTCACAGGTCACTGCGTCTGTACGAGCGCAACGTAGACCTGTTCGTTACGCCAAGCCGTTTCCTGAAAGGGCGGATGGTGCAGTACGGGCGGCTTCCGGAAGACCGAGTTGAGGTCTTGCACAACTATGCCGACACGAGGTCCATAGCCCCCGATTTCGCTCCAGGCGAGTACGGGCTCTTCATTGGCCGCATCGAAGCGCTCAAGGGAGTGCTGACTCTGCTCGAGGCCTGCGGCAGAGTCGGCGGCTTCGAGGTCAGGTTTGCCGGCAAGGGGCCTCTGCTCGAAGAGTGTCAGCGGATCGTCTCCGACGAGCATATCGAGAATGCCAGGTTCCTGGGGTTCCAGACCGGTGCGGACTTTCGCAGGCAACTTGCTGAGTCAAGGTTCGTAGTACTCCCCTCCGAGTGCCACGAGAACTGCCCGATGGTGATCCTCGAGGCGTTCTCCGCCGGGAAACCGGTCATCGCCTCGAACATGGGCGGCATCCCGGAACTCGTGGAGCACGGCGCGGACGGCCTGATCTTCGAGGCCGGCAACGCGGATGAACTTGCGTCGTGCATGAGGCGCCTCATAGACGATCCGGCGATGGCTTCCGAGATGGGCAGGCGGGGCCGCGCCAAGGTGGAGGAGCGGTTCTCGATCGAGAAGTATATGGAGTCGCTCCTCGCTATCTACGAGCGCCTGCTGGGCCGGGGACGTGGTGACGCCTGA
- a CDS encoding glycosyltransferase family 4 protein — protein sequence MKIAMLGTKGIPATWGGIERHVEEISTRLAAKGHDVTVYCRPYYTETKDKLYKGVHLKKLPTLASKNFDAIVHTFVATLHLTFEDYDIVHYHAIGPGTLAILARLAGKNSVVTVHGLDWQREKWGKKAKLFLQFGEKASVYFPYSTITVSKFLKQYLEEKYHRPVTYIPSAVTEPIIRPPETIRKYGLGERDYILFVARLVPEKGAHYLIEAYERLNPGMPLVIAGGSSHSDEYVADLQKHASDKIIFTGYVYGEELQELYSNAYCYVHPSTIEGLPVTLLEAVAYGNCVIASDIPANTEVVEDTGVIFESMNVDDLCESLKLVLGNPALARELGERAKAHGVAEYNYDSVTDKTEALYGRVLTGEAAES from the coding sequence ATGAAGATCGCAATGCTCGGCACGAAGGGAATACCGGCGACGTGGGGCGGGATTGAGCGCCACGTCGAGGAGATAAGCACGCGTCTCGCGGCGAAGGGGCACGACGTCACCGTCTACTGCCGCCCCTACTACACTGAGACGAAGGATAAGCTCTACAAGGGAGTGCATCTCAAGAAGCTCCCGACCCTGGCCAGCAAGAACTTCGACGCCATCGTGCATACCTTCGTCGCGACCCTGCACCTTACGTTCGAGGACTACGACATAGTCCACTACCACGCCATCGGGCCGGGAACGCTCGCGATCCTGGCGCGTCTTGCCGGAAAGAACAGCGTGGTAACCGTTCACGGGCTCGACTGGCAGCGCGAGAAGTGGGGCAAGAAGGCCAAGCTGTTCCTGCAGTTCGGCGAGAAGGCATCCGTCTACTTCCCGTACAGCACTATAACTGTTTCGAAGTTCCTCAAGCAGTACCTAGAGGAGAAGTACCATCGCCCCGTGACATACATCCCGAGCGCCGTCACCGAACCGATCATCCGTCCGCCGGAGACCATCAGGAAGTACGGCCTCGGGGAGAGGGACTACATACTGTTCGTAGCACGGCTCGTTCCGGAGAAGGGTGCGCACTATCTGATCGAGGCTTACGAGAGGCTGAACCCCGGGATGCCGCTCGTCATCGCGGGCGGGTCGAGCCATTCGGATGAATACGTCGCCGACCTGCAGAAGCACGCGTCCGACAAGATCATATTCACCGGTTACGTCTACGGCGAAGAACTCCAGGAGTTGTACAGCAACGCCTACTGTTACGTCCATCCGTCCACGATCGAGGGTCTGCCTGTGACGCTGCTCGAAGCGGTGGCGTACGGCAACTGCGTGATCGCAAGCGACATTCCGGCGAACACCGAGGTCGTGGAGGACACCGGGGTCATTTTCGAGAGCATGAACGTGGACGATCTCTGTGAGTCGCTGAAGCTGGTTCTGGGCAACCCTGCGCTCGCCAGGGAACTCGGAGAGCGGGCGAAGGCGCACGGCGTCGCCGAGTACAACTACGACAGCGTGACCGACAAGACCGAGGCGCTGTACGGGCGTGTGCTGACGGGCGAAGCGGCCGAGTCCTGA
- a CDS encoding glycosyltransferase family 2 protein: MPAYNAASTLLRTYEQIPKDVVDEILLVDDASNDETVREAANLGIPTLVHPENRGYGANQKTCYTEALRRGADIVVMLHPDYQYDPTLIPEMVRPIREGEADLVLGSRLLGVDGRQYGMPAYKYFANRFLTSVENRSMGTRLSELHTGYRAYSRKLLTTIPYLRNSDDFVFDSQVLFQTVAFGFRIAEISVPCRYMPEASSINFLRSVRYGLSTLGVAWHYTLHKNGRIKSPLFRRDFASMVVLEERENLVSGPDAASGRAAESESSHE, translated from the coding sequence ATGCCGGCCTACAACGCAGCCTCAACCCTGCTTCGGACCTACGAACAGATTCCGAAGGATGTCGTGGACGAGATCCTTCTGGTTGACGACGCCAGCAACGATGAGACCGTTCGCGAGGCCGCAAATCTCGGCATCCCTACTCTCGTGCATCCCGAGAATCGGGGCTATGGGGCCAATCAGAAGACCTGCTACACCGAGGCTCTGCGGCGCGGGGCCGACATCGTCGTGATGCTGCATCCCGACTACCAGTACGACCCGACGCTGATTCCCGAGATGGTCCGCCCGATCCGTGAGGGCGAGGCTGACCTCGTCCTCGGTTCGAGACTGCTCGGAGTGGACGGGCGGCAGTACGGCATGCCCGCCTACAAGTACTTCGCCAACCGATTCCTCACTTCGGTTGAGAACCGTTCTATGGGGACTCGTCTCAGCGAGCTGCACACGGGTTACCGCGCCTACTCCCGCAAGCTTCTCACCACCATACCCTATCTCCGCAACTCCGACGACTTCGTCTTCGACTCGCAGGTGCTCTTCCAGACGGTCGCGTTCGGCTTCCGGATCGCGGAGATCAGCGTGCCGTGCCGTTATATGCCCGAGGCCTCGTCCATCAACTTCCTGCGCAGCGTCAGGTACGGCCTGTCCACGCTCGGAGTCGCCTGGCATTACACTCTCCACAAGAACGGCCGGATCAAGAGCCCTCTCTTCCGCCGTGATTTCGCATCTATGGTCGTCCTCGAGGAGAGGGAGAACCTCGTGTCGGGTCCTGACGCGGCGTCGGGTCGCGCTGCCGAATCGGAAAGCTCACATGAATAG
- a CDS encoding GtrA family protein → MNSRPSEEGAAARPSLARAGKLLAPSDSGLHQMIRFGIVGALATVLDYAVLLLLYRFAHWPNAAAVAGGYIAGLAVCYLLSISWVFAHRSIRNRGLEFAVFAAIGVAGLILTEIIFELAMRWLLGRCEVSVALHAFIQSWTDRVLAVIPVFASNGFQITINAARIIAAKSVAIVIVFFFNFWARRTALFTRR, encoded by the coding sequence ATGAATAGTAGGCCGTCAGAGGAAGGAGCAGCGGCCCGGCCATCCCTGGCTCGCGCGGGGAAGCTGCTCGCGCCGTCGGACTCCGGGCTCCACCAGATGATTCGCTTCGGCATCGTCGGCGCGCTGGCGACCGTGCTCGATTACGCGGTGCTGCTGCTTCTCTATCGGTTCGCGCACTGGCCGAATGCCGCCGCCGTCGCCGGGGGATATATCGCCGGACTGGCGGTCTGCTACCTGCTCAGCATAAGCTGGGTGTTTGCCCATCGGAGCATCCGCAACCGGGGTCTCGAGTTCGCGGTCTTCGCGGCAATCGGCGTTGCGGGGCTCATTCTGACGGAGATCATATTCGAGCTGGCCATGCGATGGCTGCTCGGCCGGTGCGAGGTATCCGTCGCCCTCCATGCGTTCATCCAGTCATGGACGGACAGGGTTCTCGCGGTCATACCCGTGTTCGCCTCGAATGGCTTTCAGATCACCATCAACGCCGCCCGCATCATCGCCGCCAAGTCGGTCGCCATAGTCATCGTCTTCTTCTTCAACTTCTGGGCGCGCAGAACCGCCCTCTTCACCCGCCGGTGA
- a CDS encoding GAF domain-containing protein encodes MPDSSARKRIEEVTAIYEISQAIGNTQIDDLLRLITEKAAAVMDAQACSLMLKDPHRDEMVIKASFGLSVEIVEETRVAYGEGIAGRVAQSGEPMLLTNLRDDPRFAGAEITPRPDIVSSICVPLKDEEGGVNGVLSIRRISPASEFTGDDVKLFSVFASQAALAISNARLYQSLKDRVQELSSLYEMSNDLSNAYSLENAVGTLVRLAAQVTGDVSSMLLLMDGRSDSAVRVWSSSSVPARLRRSVPGMINDEAIAWLHRHREPRSLVAGAGGRWPESLRPLADALGKSFSRINLVPLVAEDAVIGVLMLGSNGRPPEKRRIRLLSIVASQAASIIKNASRYEEQIEQKSLELSALYQLSERISTAGSPKEAFDSILDIVRGIVWYDESFIYTVDYDRSLLVEQACRSVETPECPAEGIPLDGDSVGSWAIRERKALVSRDVRRDPRFRSLESMRGRAVRSLMAIPLIVQDEVVGVLSVHSYAPNAYTEENVKILSVIASQAAALYKELEALAALASYTDNILRSIAAGVLTLDREGRVLTWNKAAEDITSIYASDVTGLHFSDVVEKLDISPADRARTADAVRRVLDSGQKYLGYKLEYHGLDGNVAYINMNIAQLRDHVGEMLGVVIIFEDVTREISMENEMRRISELAAIGQLAASIAHELRNPLSSIKGAAQYIRNEYEDHATMCEFLDIIIEEVNVLNRIATEFLDFARPTRFNLRETDVNDVLFRLLQFMQMDISKSRVEVEQNLAYDVPRVVADDKQIEQVFRNIILNAIQAMPEGGRLSVVTSAEPDGVQIAVSDTGIGIAEEHQPQIFVPFFTTRTKGTGLGLAIVNKIVENHGGRIGVQSRVGEGTTFRIFLPLCGDRARAALEQAESAVQMGEEEYARRGQRPTDG; translated from the coding sequence ATGCCCGATTCGTCCGCGAGAAAGCGCATAGAAGAAGTCACCGCGATCTACGAGATCAGCCAGGCGATCGGCAACACACAGATAGACGACCTGCTGAGGCTGATCACCGAGAAGGCGGCTGCCGTCATGGACGCGCAGGCCTGCTCGCTGATGCTCAAGGATCCGCATCGCGACGAGATGGTTATCAAGGCGAGTTTCGGGCTCTCCGTCGAGATCGTCGAGGAGACTCGAGTCGCCTACGGAGAGGGCATCGCTGGCCGGGTCGCGCAGTCCGGCGAGCCGATGCTCCTCACGAACCTGCGGGACGATCCCCGTTTCGCCGGAGCCGAGATCACTCCCCGCCCCGACATCGTGTCTTCCATCTGCGTCCCTCTCAAGGATGAGGAGGGGGGTGTCAACGGAGTCCTCAGCATCCGCCGCATCTCGCCCGCCTCCGAGTTCACAGGCGACGACGTCAAGCTGTTCAGCGTGTTCGCGAGCCAAGCCGCTCTTGCGATATCGAACGCCCGTCTCTACCAGAGCCTCAAGGATCGCGTGCAGGAACTCTCGAGCCTGTACGAGATGAGCAACGATCTCAGCAATGCCTACAGCCTGGAGAATGCGGTCGGCACCCTGGTCCGTCTCGCGGCTCAGGTTACCGGCGATGTCTCTTCCATGCTCCTGCTGATGGATGGCCGTTCGGACTCCGCGGTTCGCGTGTGGTCCTCGTCGTCCGTGCCGGCCAGACTGCGCAGATCAGTGCCCGGCATGATCAATGATGAGGCGATCGCGTGGCTTCACCGGCACAGGGAGCCGCGCAGCCTGGTTGCAGGCGCGGGCGGGCGATGGCCGGAGTCGCTCAGGCCGCTCGCGGATGCGCTCGGCAAGTCGTTCTCGCGCATCAATCTCGTGCCGCTGGTGGCCGAGGATGCCGTGATCGGAGTCCTCATGCTCGGCAGCAACGGCCGCCCGCCGGAGAAGCGGCGGATTCGCCTGCTCTCGATCGTGGCTTCCCAGGCGGCAAGCATCATCAAGAACGCCAGCAGGTACGAGGAGCAGATCGAGCAGAAGTCGCTGGAGCTCTCCGCGCTCTATCAGCTCTCCGAGCGGATATCCACCGCGGGCAGCCCGAAGGAAGCCTTCGATTCGATTCTAGACATCGTGCGCGGCATCGTCTGGTACGACGAGAGCTTCATCTACACGGTGGACTACGATCGTTCCCTTCTTGTCGAGCAGGCCTGCCGAAGCGTGGAAACGCCCGAATGTCCGGCCGAGGGGATTCCCCTCGACGGCGACAGCGTCGGCAGTTGGGCGATTCGAGAGCGGAAGGCTCTCGTGTCGCGCGACGTTCGGAGAGACCCAAGGTTCCGCTCACTCGAGAGTATGCGGGGCAGGGCGGTCCGTTCGCTCATGGCCATCCCTTTGATAGTCCAGGATGAGGTGGTAGGGGTGCTGAGTGTGCACAGCTACGCGCCCAATGCCTACACTGAGGAGAACGTCAAGATTCTTTCGGTGATCGCGTCGCAGGCGGCCGCGCTGTACAAAGAACTCGAAGCTCTCGCCGCACTCGCCAGCTACACGGACAACATTCTGCGCAGCATCGCGGCCGGCGTGTTGACCCTCGACCGCGAGGGCCGGGTGCTGACCTGGAACAAGGCCGCCGAGGACATCACATCCATATATGCGTCTGACGTCACCGGCCTGCATTTCTCGGACGTCGTGGAGAAGCTGGACATCTCTCCGGCCGACAGGGCGCGTACCGCCGATGCCGTCCGCCGGGTCCTGGATAGCGGGCAGAAATATCTCGGCTACAAGCTGGAGTACCACGGCCTCGACGGCAACGTCGCGTATATCAACATGAACATCGCCCAGCTCCGCGATCACGTCGGCGAGATGCTCGGGGTCGTCATCATATTCGAGGACGTCACGCGCGAGATCAGCATGGAGAACGAGATGCGCCGCATCTCGGAGCTGGCGGCGATCGGGCAGCTCGCGGCCAGCATCGCCCACGAACTGCGCAACCCGCTGAGTTCGATAAAGGGCGCAGCGCAGTACATACGCAATGAGTATGAGGACCACGCCACGATGTGCGAGTTCCTCGATATCATCATCGAGGAAGTGAACGTGCTGAACAGGATCGCCACCGAGTTCCTCGACTTCGCGCGGCCGACGAGGTTCAACCTCAGAGAAACCGACGTGAACGACGTGCTCTTCAGACTCCTTCAGTTCATGCAGATGGACATAAGCAAGTCCCGGGTCGAAGTCGAGCAGAATCTCGCATACGATGTGCCGAGGGTGGTCGCGGACGACAAGCAGATCGAGCAGGTCTTTCGCAACATCATCCTCAATGCCATTCAGGCGATGCCCGAAGGAGGCCGACTCTCGGTTGTCACGTCTGCCGAGCCGGACGGGGTGCAGATCGCCGTTTCAGATACGGGCATCGGCATCGCGGAAGAGCATCAGCCGCAGATATTCGTGCCCTTCTTCACCACTCGTACCAAGGGTACCGGCCTCGGTCTGGCGATCGTCAACAAGATAGTCGAGAACCACGGCGGACGGATCGGAGTCCAGAGCCGGGTAGGAGAGGGAACAACCTTCCGCATATTCCTGCCTCTGTGCGGCGACAGGGCTCGAGCCGCTCTCGAGCAGGCCGAGAGTGCCGTCCAGATGGGCGAAGAAGAGTACGCGAGACGCGGGCAGAGGCCCACGGATGGCTAG
- a CDS encoding sigma-54-dependent Fis family transcriptional regulator — protein MDEKKSLLIVDDEPNIRRVLEAVFTKDGYQVRTAENGRKALDIVATEPGLNVVICDLIMPDMNGVEVLEAAKEINPRLSLVMITAHGTIKTAVDAMKLGAFDYITKPFDMDEIKLVVKNALERSRLLEENVELRQELKSRYKFDNIVGSSGKMQEVYRIIERVAASNATVLIRGESGTGKELIARAIHYNSPRAQKPFIAVSCAALPETLLESELFGHEKGSFTGATGQKIGRFELATQGTLFLDEIPEVSPGVQVKLLRALQEREFERVGGTKTVKVDVRLIAATNRDLEQLVADGVFRADLYYRLQVIQVFLPSLRERMEDIAPLVEHFIQKFNKENGKAVKFLSPEAMDLVMKYEWPGNIRELENAIERCVVLADPASDLVTPDLLPFAVQAAGERS, from the coding sequence ATGGACGAAAAGAAATCCCTGCTGATAGTTGACGATGAACCGAATATCCGGCGTGTGCTGGAGGCCGTCTTCACCAAAGACGGCTATCAGGTTCGAACCGCCGAGAACGGGCGCAAGGCCCTCGACATCGTGGCGACCGAGCCGGGCCTCAACGTCGTCATCTGCGACCTGATTATGCCCGACATGAACGGCGTCGAGGTGCTCGAGGCGGCGAAGGAGATCAACCCGAGGCTCTCGTTGGTCATGATCACCGCCCACGGCACCATAAAGACCGCCGTTGACGCCATGAAACTCGGCGCGTTCGACTACATCACCAAACCGTTCGACATGGACGAGATCAAGCTGGTCGTCAAGAACGCGCTGGAGAGGAGCCGGCTTCTCGAAGAGAACGTCGAACTCAGGCAGGAACTCAAGTCGCGGTACAAGTTCGACAACATCGTCGGTAGCAGTGGCAAGATGCAGGAGGTCTACAGGATCATCGAGCGGGTCGCCGCCAGCAACGCTACCGTGCTAATCCGCGGAGAGAGCGGGACCGGCAAGGAACTGATCGCCCGCGCCATACACTATAACAGCCCGCGTGCGCAGAAGCCGTTCATAGCAGTTTCATGCGCGGCCCTGCCCGAGACCCTCCTCGAGAGCGAGCTGTTCGGCCACGAGAAAGGCTCGTTCACCGGCGCGACGGGCCAGAAGATCGGCCGGTTCGAGCTTGCCACTCAGGGCACGCTCTTTCTCGACGAGATTCCCGAGGTTTCGCCCGGCGTGCAGGTAAAGCTTCTCCGCGCGCTTCAGGAACGCGAGTTCGAGCGTGTCGGAGGCACGAAGACCGTCAAGGTAGATGTCCGGCTGATTGCGGCCACGAACCGCGATCTCGAGCAACTCGTCGCGGACGGGGTCTTTCGCGCTGATCTGTACTACCGCCTGCAGGTGATCCAGGTCTTCCTGCCGTCCCTCAGGGAGCGCATGGAGGACATCGCGCCGCTGGTCGAGCACTTCATCCAGAAGTTCAACAAGGAGAACGGCAAGGCCGTGAAGTTCCTCAGCCCCGAGGCGATGGATCTGGTCATGAAGTACGAGTGGCCGGGGAATATCCGCGAGCTTGAGAATGCGATAGAGCGATGCGTAGTCCTAGCCGACCCCGCGTCCGACCTGGTGACGCCGGATCTGCTCCCGTTCGCGGTTCAGGCCGCCGGCGAGAGGTCCTGA